One genomic segment of Sminthopsis crassicaudata isolate SCR6 chromosome 4, ASM4859323v1, whole genome shotgun sequence includes these proteins:
- the LIAT1 gene encoding protein LIAT1 encodes MNVRGGRGAPGAGEEGGDDDDEEDDEEREGVPQVFPMSRLPPISGYVPEAGRRKVKKKKKKKKSQATGLSKASGKGDGSSKDLSSKLESVKELKKEKEENKHLSYSSSGNAAFSSAEVEENLSTKINESLRWEGVLADPVAEEERIRIYKLNRRKRYRLSALEGFCQTSSIPEGTNEKALVLPDSESHTNSKPQAGKVDCLNYFLDGNTSSKILLSPELATTSVPEQKLSSASALANPS; translated from the exons ATGAACGTCCGAGGCGGACGGGGCGCCCCGGGGGCCGGCGAGGAGGGCGGCGACGACGACGATGAAGAGGACGACGAGGAGCGAGAGGGCGTCCCCCAGGTCTTCCCGATGTCCCGGCTGCCGCCTATCTCCGGCTACGTGCCCGAGGCCGGCCGGAGGaaggtgaagaagaagaagaagaaaaagaagtcgCAGGCCACCGGGCTGAGCAAGGCCTCCGGCAAAGGCGACG GTTCCAGCAAAGATCTTAGCTCCAAACTAGAGTCTGTGAAagagcttaaaaaagaaaaagaggaaaataagcaTCTCTCTTATTCGTCCTCTGGGAACGCTGCCTTTTCTTCGGCCGAAGTAGAAGAGAACCTTTCCACCAAGATCAACGAGAGTCTCCGCTGGGAAGGTGTCCTTGCAGACCCAGTAGCAGAGGAAGAACGCATTCGCATCTATAAGCTCAATAGAAGAAAACGTTATCGACTCTCGGCTCTGGAAGGATTCTGCCAGACTTCGAGCATCCCGGAAGGGACAAATGAGAAGGCCTTGGTCCTTCCAGACTCAGAGAGCCACACAAACAGCAAACCGCAAGCTGGGAAGGTTGATTGTCTCAATTATTTCCTTGATGGAAACACATCTTCAAAGATCCTCCTCTCTCCAGAATTAGCAACAACTAGTGTGCCGGAGCAGAAactttcttctgcttctgctttggCAAATCCATCCTGA